One Littorina saxatilis isolate snail1 linkage group LG1, US_GU_Lsax_2.0, whole genome shotgun sequence genomic window carries:
- the LOC138962012 gene encoding uncharacterized protein produces MKSQNEKILKFLTMVVDKDGDSPQTKQSKKRKRDVSDDEQSVETGDDFDHLLEEMCKTQASESRPEAELNDPNESEIMNELEQDFDISETLDDEVADRIAKLVSVMAKGQMTEEKMKQKEREFKRPKNIETGVPKVNPEIWGLMEHSAKTYDLKSQRQQKLLYTANNALVVAWDVSLKMGVASEEQKKLIKTIAEASGLILKTAYDMSLDRRAKILSGQNVNRKYRKLASSNIPVTQWLFGDDLKSACADIDCTTKLGLAFTQSSRGQKYFPSRQYAPKNSEWRGRGRWNWNGKRGAQFRVRGRSQGRPFFSGTTTSRQAE; encoded by the coding sequence ATGAAGAGTCAAAATGAGAAAATTTTGAAGTTTCTAACTATGGTGGTAGACAAAGATGGCGACTCGCCCCAAACGAAACAATCGAAAAAGAGAAAACGTGATGTCAGTGATGACGAACAATCTGTGGAGACTGGGGATGATTTCGATCACCTTCTTGAAGAAATGTGTAAAACTCAAGCATCAGAATCTCGACCCGAGGCTGAACTGAACGACCCCAATGAGAGTGAAATTATGAATGAACTGGAGCAAGATTTTGACATTTCTGAGACTCTTGATGATGAAGTTGCAGATCGAATTGCAAAACTTGTATCAGTGATGGCAAAGGGTCAGATGACCGAAGAAAAGATGaagcaaaaagaaagagagttTAAACGCCCAAAGAACATTGAGACAGGCGTCCCAAAAGTGAATCCCGAAATCTGGGGTTTGATGGAACACAGTGCCAAAACGTATGACTTAAAATCACAACGTCAACAGAAGTTACTGTACACGGCCAACAATGCTCTTGTTGTGGCCTGGGATGTGTCCCTAAAAATGGGGGTTGCCAGTGAGGAACAGAAAAAGCTGATCAAAACAATTGCTGAGGCAAGTGGGCTGATACTGAAAACAGCGTATGACATGTCACTGGACAGAAGAGCAAAAATACTGTCTGGACAAAATGTGAACAGAAAATACAGAAAACTGGCATCTTCCAACATACCAGTCACTCAGTGGCTATTTGGGGATGATCTCAAGTCAGCGTGTGCTGATATTGACTGTACAACCAAACTTGGACTTGCCTTTACTCAATCAAGTAGAGGGCAAAAATATTTCCCATCCCGTCAGTATGCACCAAAAAACTCCGAAtggagaggaagaggaaggtGGAACTGGAACGGGAAGAGAGGAGCTCAGTTCAGGGTGAGAGGGAGAAGTCAAGGGAGACCATTCTTCTCCGGCACAACGACAAGCAGGCAAGCAGAGTAG